A single genomic interval of Streptomyces sp. 1222.5 harbors:
- a CDS encoding DNA polymerase beta superfamily protein, with protein sequence MIEDLDIDLAPVVAEQPDPLLFATVSGAHLYGFPSRDSDVDLRGVHLLPTADLVGLREPEETRSRAWVRFGVELDLVTHDLRKFVRLMLRRNGYVLEQLLSPLVVRTSDAHRELAALVPGVLTGHHAHHYRGFAVTQWRLFDKTAELKPLLYTFRVLLTGIHLMRSGEVQAHLPTLLGLVDAPGYLPELIAAKAEREHGTARIDHARVEADVERLHAVLDEAQSASVLPDAPTAYDALHDLVVRLRVEG encoded by the coding sequence ATGATCGAAGACCTCGACATCGACCTCGCCCCCGTGGTCGCCGAACAGCCCGACCCGCTGCTGTTCGCGACCGTCTCCGGCGCCCACCTGTACGGCTTCCCCTCGCGGGACTCGGACGTGGACCTCCGGGGCGTCCACCTGCTGCCGACGGCCGACCTCGTCGGGCTGCGCGAGCCGGAGGAGACCCGCTCGCGGGCCTGGGTGCGGTTCGGTGTCGAACTCGACCTCGTCACCCACGACCTGCGCAAGTTCGTCCGGCTGATGCTCCGACGCAACGGATACGTCCTGGAGCAGCTGCTCTCGCCGCTGGTCGTGCGCACCTCGGACGCGCACCGGGAACTGGCCGCGCTCGTCCCGGGCGTCCTCACCGGCCACCACGCCCACCACTACCGGGGGTTCGCGGTGACCCAGTGGCGGCTGTTCGACAAGACCGCCGAACTCAAGCCGCTGCTCTACACGTTCCGGGTGCTGCTCACCGGCATCCACCTGATGCGCAGCGGAGAGGTCCAGGCCCACCTGCCCACGCTCCTCGGCCTGGTGGACGCCCCCGGGTATCTGCCCGAGCTGATAGCCGCCAAGGCCGAGCGCGAACACGGCACCGCGCGGATCGACCACGCGCGCGTGGAGGCCGACGTGGAGCGGCTGCACGCCGTGCTCGACGAGGCCCAGTCGGCCTCAGTCCTGCCCGACGCGCCCACCGCGTACGACGCCCTGCACGACCTGGTGGTGCGGCTCCGCGTCGAGGGCTGA
- a CDS encoding lysophospholipid acyltransferase family protein: MYGLWKPRVLGAWKVPATGPVIFAVNHSHYVDGPMVMGVAPRPTHFLIKKEAFVGPLNPFLTGIGQVKVDRASADRTAIGRALGVLEAGGVLGIFPEGTRGTGDFASLRAGLAYFAVRSGAPVVPIAVLGSSDRRGRLIKGLPPLRSRVDVVFGDPFEAGDGSGRRTRKALDEATERIQKQLTAHLENARRLTGR; encoded by the coding sequence ATGTACGGGCTGTGGAAGCCCCGGGTGCTCGGCGCCTGGAAGGTGCCCGCGACCGGCCCGGTGATCTTCGCGGTGAACCACTCGCACTACGTCGACGGCCCGATGGTCATGGGCGTGGCGCCCCGGCCGACGCACTTCCTGATCAAGAAGGAGGCGTTCGTCGGCCCGCTGAACCCCTTCCTGACCGGGATCGGCCAGGTGAAGGTCGACCGCGCCTCCGCCGACCGCACCGCCATCGGCCGGGCCCTCGGCGTGCTGGAGGCCGGGGGAGTCCTGGGCATCTTCCCGGAGGGCACCCGCGGCACGGGCGACTTCGCCTCCCTGCGCGCCGGGCTCGCGTACTTCGCGGTCCGCAGTGGGGCGCCGGTCGTGCCCATCGCCGTACTGGGAAGCTCCGACAGGCGCGGACGGCTGATCAAGGGGCTCCCGCCCCTGCGGTCCCGCGTCGACGTCGTCTTCGGCGACCCCTTCGAGGCGGGCGACGGCAGCGGGCGGCGCACGCGCAAGGCCCTGGACGAGGCGACCGAGCGCATCCAGAAGCAGCTCACCGCGCACCTGGAAAACGCCAGGCGCCTGACCGGCCGCTAG
- a CDS encoding ADP-ribosylglycohydrolase family protein — protein sequence MSKQPATGALIGLALGDALGFPTEFDDVPSILAKCGPWREMELPERAFVSDDTQMTLALGRGLRTAMERGHLAPKRLERPLREEFVDWYHSPENNRAPGRTCLTACALLNDENRRWQDAGQIGSKGCGANMRVAPIGLAPGLSDEQRSGAAQLQSALTHGHPTALAASDLTARAVHLLARGVDPAGLVGRLRSYALENRTRYDHTWLGDLWTRSQDPGPEHFISRGWDECLDILDRLQEAVRTVSPETDPCLATGEGWIAEEALATGLLCFLLFPDEPVTALRRAACSKGDSDSIACLTGAFAGAWLGADAWPADWAERIEYRGDLLALGTLWDA from the coding sequence ATGTCCAAGCAGCCGGCGACCGGAGCACTGATCGGCCTCGCCCTCGGGGACGCCCTGGGCTTCCCGACCGAATTCGACGACGTGCCCTCGATCCTCGCCAAGTGCGGGCCCTGGCGGGAGATGGAGCTGCCCGAGCGGGCCTTCGTGTCCGACGACACCCAGATGACCCTCGCCCTCGGGCGCGGACTCCGCACCGCCATGGAGCGCGGTCACCTGGCGCCCAAGCGGCTGGAGCGGCCGCTGCGCGAGGAGTTCGTGGACTGGTACCACTCGCCGGAGAACAACCGCGCCCCCGGCCGCACCTGCCTGACCGCCTGCGCCCTGCTGAACGACGAGAACCGGCGCTGGCAGGACGCCGGCCAGATCGGTTCCAAGGGCTGCGGCGCCAACATGCGAGTCGCCCCCATCGGGCTCGCGCCCGGCCTCAGCGACGAACAGCGGTCCGGCGCGGCCCAGTTGCAGTCCGCGCTGACCCACGGCCACCCCACCGCGCTCGCCGCCTCCGACCTCACCGCACGCGCCGTGCACCTGCTCGCGCGGGGCGTGGACCCGGCCGGCCTGGTCGGGCGCCTGCGCTCCTACGCGCTGGAGAACCGGACCCGTTACGACCACACCTGGCTCGGCGACCTGTGGACCCGCTCCCAGGACCCCGGCCCCGAGCACTTCATCAGCCGCGGCTGGGACGAGTGCCTGGACATCCTCGACCGCCTCCAGGAGGCCGTGCGGACCGTCTCCCCGGAGACCGACCCGTGCCTGGCCACCGGAGAGGGCTGGATCGCCGAGGAGGCCCTCGCCACCGGACTGCTGTGCTTCCTGCTCTTCCCGGACGAGCCCGTCACCGCGCTGCGCCGGGCCGCCTGCTCCAAGGGCGACTCCGACTCCATCGCCTGCCTGACCGGTGCCTTCGCGGGCGCCTGGCTGGGCGCGGACGCCTGGCCCGCCGACTGGGCCGAGCGGATCGAGTACCGAGGCGACCTGTTGGCCCTGGGAACGCTCTGGGACGCTTAG
- a CDS encoding DNA polymerase beta superfamily protein: MQSENPKSPANPESGESAVQLVRDHTIYACVMGSRAFGLATDGSDTDRRGVFLAPTPLFWRFEKPPTHVEGPGEEQFSWELERFCELALRGNPNILECLHSPLVERVDGTGRELLSLRGAFLSRQVHGTFTRYALGQRRKLDADVRATGAPRWKHAMHLLRLLISARDLLRTGELRIDVGDRREFLLAVKRGEVPWAEVEGWMVRLAAETEEAERGTPLPPEPDRARVADFLHRVRRASALDAEPHHQVVQGVVRGGRVGQD; the protein is encoded by the coding sequence ATGCAGTCCGAGAACCCGAAGAGCCCCGCGAACCCCGAGAGCGGCGAAAGCGCTGTGCAGCTGGTGCGCGACCACACGATCTACGCCTGTGTCATGGGTTCGCGGGCCTTCGGCCTGGCCACGGACGGCAGCGACACCGACCGGCGGGGTGTGTTCCTCGCCCCCACCCCCCTGTTCTGGCGGTTCGAGAAGCCGCCGACGCATGTGGAGGGTCCGGGCGAGGAGCAGTTCTCCTGGGAGCTGGAGCGGTTCTGCGAGCTGGCGCTGCGCGGCAACCCGAACATCCTGGAGTGCCTGCACTCGCCCCTGGTCGAGCGCGTGGACGGCACCGGCCGCGAGCTGCTGTCCCTGCGCGGCGCCTTCCTCTCCCGCCAGGTCCACGGCACCTTCACCCGCTACGCGCTCGGCCAGCGGCGCAAGCTGGACGCCGACGTCCGCGCCACGGGTGCACCGCGCTGGAAGCACGCGATGCACCTGCTGCGGCTGCTGATCAGCGCCCGCGACCTGCTGCGCACCGGGGAGCTGCGGATCGACGTCGGCGACCGGCGGGAATTCCTGCTCGCGGTGAAGCGCGGCGAGGTGCCGTGGGCGGAGGTCGAGGGGTGGATGGTCCGGCTGGCGGCCGAGACCGAGGAGGCCGAGCGGGGCACCCCGCTGCCGCCGGAGCCGGACCGCGCACGGGTGGCCGACTTCCTGCACCGCGTGCGCCGCGCCTCAGCCCTCGACGCGGAGCCGCACCACCAGGTCGTGCAGGGCGTCGTACGCGGTGGGCGCGTCGGGCAGGACTGA
- the cmk gene encoding (d)CMP kinase: MENGAAPTAKPVIVAIDGPSGTGKSSTSKAVAAQLGLSYLDTGAQYRAITWWMVNNGIDLADPAAIADVAGKPEIISGTDPSAPTITVDGVDVAGPIRTQEVTSRVSAVSAVPEVRARITELQRTLATGADKGIVVEGRDIGTTVLPDADLKIFLTASAEARAARRSGELKGADVQATREALIKRDAADSSRKTSPLAKAGDAVEVDTTELTLAQVIECVVTLVEEKRAGK, from the coding sequence GTGGAAAACGGCGCCGCCCCGACCGCCAAGCCCGTGATCGTCGCGATCGACGGCCCCTCCGGCACGGGCAAGTCGAGCACGTCGAAGGCCGTCGCCGCCCAGCTCGGCCTGAGCTACCTGGACACCGGCGCCCAGTACCGCGCCATCACCTGGTGGATGGTGAACAACGGCATCGACCTGGCGGACCCGGCCGCCATCGCCGACGTGGCCGGCAAGCCCGAGATCATCTCCGGCACCGACCCGTCCGCCCCGACCATCACGGTCGACGGCGTCGACGTGGCCGGCCCGATCCGCACCCAGGAGGTCACCTCCCGGGTGAGCGCGGTCAGCGCGGTGCCCGAGGTGCGCGCCCGGATCACCGAGCTCCAGCGCACCCTCGCCACCGGCGCGGACAAGGGCATAGTGGTCGAGGGCCGGGACATCGGTACGACCGTCCTGCCGGACGCCGACCTGAAGATCTTCCTCACCGCCTCGGCGGAGGCCCGCGCGGCCCGGCGCAGCGGCGAGCTCAAGGGCGCCGACGTCCAGGCCACCCGGGAGGCCCTGATCAAGCGGGACGCGGCCGACTCCAGCCGCAAGACCTCGCCGCTCGCCAAGGCCGGCGACGCCGTCGAGGTGGACACCACCGAGCTCACCCTCGCCCAGGTCATCGAGTGCGTCGTCACCCTGGTCGAGGAGAAGCGGGCCGGAAAGTGA
- the scpB gene encoding SMC-Scp complex subunit ScpB — protein sequence MSEETAELPAGPQGAADLELKPALEAMLMVVDEPATEEHLARILERPKRRIGDALRELADEYTVQGRGFELRYVAGGWRFYTRAAYAPAVERLVLEGQTARLTQAALETLAVVAYRQPVSRSRVSAVRGVNCDGVMRTLLQRGLVEEAGAEPETGAILYRTTNYFLERMGLRGLDELPDLAPFLPEAEAIEAETQEGVPSFDPDAPDAPGGQDADD from the coding sequence ATGAGCGAGGAGACCGCGGAGCTCCCGGCGGGCCCGCAGGGCGCCGCCGACCTCGAGCTGAAGCCCGCCCTGGAGGCGATGCTCATGGTCGTGGACGAGCCCGCGACCGAGGAGCACCTCGCCCGGATCCTGGAGCGGCCCAAGCGGCGGATCGGGGACGCGCTGCGCGAGCTGGCCGACGAGTACACCGTGCAGGGTCGCGGCTTCGAGCTGCGGTACGTCGCCGGCGGCTGGCGCTTCTACACCCGGGCCGCCTACGCGCCCGCGGTCGAACGGCTCGTGCTGGAGGGGCAGACCGCCCGCCTCACCCAGGCGGCGCTGGAGACCCTCGCGGTGGTCGCCTACCGCCAGCCGGTCAGCCGCAGCCGCGTCTCCGCCGTGCGCGGAGTGAACTGCGACGGCGTGATGCGCACCCTCCTCCAGCGCGGTCTGGTCGAGGAGGCGGGCGCGGAACCCGAAACAGGTGCGATCCTGTACAGGACGACGAACTACTTCCTGGAGCGGATGGGCCTGCGGGGCCTGGACGAACTTCCGGATCTCGCGCCCTTCCTCCCGGAGGCGGAGGCGATCGAGGCCGAGACCCAGGAGGGAGTCCCGTCGTTCGACCCGGACGCGCCCGACGCGCCCGGCGGTCAGGACGCAGACGACTAA
- a CDS encoding ParA family protein: protein MPARGHGPAGVEAVGSVAVRTFAAHQSPRPQIARTAHQSMDGHHVNAMAGDGSGAPHNHFADYDELPEGHFYDPDAEYEPDPEYAATLAPDAARQRRERIGPTGRPLPYFPIPGPLTDHGPAKIIAMCNQKGGVGKTTSTINLGAALAEYGRRVLLVDFDPQGALSVGLGVNPMELDLTVYNLLMERGMSADEVLLKTAVPNMDLLPSNIDLSAAEVQLVSEVARESTLQRALKPLLPDYDYIVIDCQPSLGLLTVNALTAAHKVIVPLECEFFALRGVALLTETIEKVQERLNPELELDGILATMYDSRTVHSREVLARVVEAFDDHVYHTVIGRTVRFPETTVAGEPITTYASNSVGAAAYRQLAREVLARCHAE from the coding sequence ATGCCCGCACGGGGCCATGGCCCCGCGGGTGTCGAGGCTGTCGGCTCCGTAGCTGTGCGCACCTTCGCAGCCCACCAGAGTCCGAGGCCGCAGATCGCCCGGACAGCACACCAGAGCATGGATGGCCATCACGTGAACGCCATGGCCGGCGACGGAAGTGGCGCGCCCCACAACCACTTCGCCGACTACGACGAACTGCCCGAGGGGCACTTCTACGACCCCGACGCCGAGTACGAGCCCGATCCCGAGTACGCGGCCACGCTGGCGCCCGACGCGGCCCGCCAGCGCCGTGAGCGCATCGGTCCGACCGGACGCCCGCTGCCGTACTTCCCGATCCCGGGCCCGCTGACCGACCACGGCCCCGCGAAGATCATCGCGATGTGCAACCAGAAGGGCGGCGTCGGCAAGACGACGTCGACCATCAACCTGGGTGCCGCGCTCGCGGAGTACGGCCGGCGCGTGCTGCTCGTGGACTTCGACCCGCAGGGCGCGCTGTCGGTGGGTCTCGGCGTCAATCCGATGGAGCTCGACCTCACCGTCTACAACCTGCTCATGGAGCGGGGCATGTCGGCGGACGAGGTCCTGCTGAAGACGGCGGTCCCCAACATGGACCTGCTGCCGTCCAACATCGACCTGTCGGCCGCGGAGGTCCAGCTGGTCTCCGAGGTCGCCCGCGAGTCGACGCTCCAGCGGGCGCTCAAGCCGCTGCTGCCCGACTACGACTACATCGTGATCGACTGTCAGCCCTCGCTCGGCCTGCTCACGGTCAACGCGCTGACGGCCGCGCACAAGGTGATCGTGCCGCTGGAGTGCGAGTTCTTCGCGCTGCGCGGTGTGGCCCTGCTGACCGAGACCATCGAGAAGGTCCAGGAGCGGCTCAACCCCGAGCTCGAACTGGACGGCATCCTCGCCACGATGTACGACTCGCGCACCGTGCACAGCCGTGAGGTGCTCGCGCGTGTCGTCGAGGCGTTCGACGACCACGTCTACCACACGGTCATCGGGCGCACGGTCCGCTTCCCGGAGACCACGGTCGCCGGTGAGCCGATCACCACGTACGCCTCCAACTCCGTCGGTGCCGCCGCCTATCGCCAGCTTGCCAGGGAGGTGCTCGCCCGGTGTCACGCCGAGTGA
- a CDS encoding segregation/condensation protein A: MAPAPAADSESVTVAEALVASGSGAGTEPAVAPEPSAGTEPARAAEPVPGTGSVAVAEPAVASEPGVLPGDRAASVAAPMPGVGAPESGGFGSAAGGREVPDGVFKVRLANFEGPFDLLLQLISKHKLDVTEVALSKVTDEFMAHIRAMGPDWDLDQTTEFLVVAATLLDLKAARLLPRAEVEDEADLALLEARDLLFARLLQYRAYKRIADIFNERLAEEALRRPRTVGLEPEHAELLPEVVISIGPEGFAKLAVKAMQPRPKPQVYVDHIHAPLVSVQEQAGIVVARVRELGEVSFRVLVEDTDDTLTVVARFLALLELYREKAVALEQETALGELVVRWTGGDTDAAPRVTDEFDRPPEEPKEERKP; the protein is encoded by the coding sequence GTGGCCCCCGCACCTGCGGCGGACAGCGAGTCCGTCACGGTCGCCGAGGCGCTCGTGGCCTCTGGGTCTGGGGCGGGCACCGAGCCCGCGGTGGCTCCCGAGCCTTCGGCGGGCACCGAGCCTGCGCGGGCTGCCGAGCCCGTACCCGGCACGGGGTCGGTCGCGGTGGCCGAACCGGCGGTGGCCTCCGAGCCCGGGGTGCTTCCCGGGGACCGGGCCGCCTCTGTCGCCGCGCCCATGCCGGGGGTCGGTGCTCCGGAGTCCGGGGGCTTCGGGTCGGCGGCTGGTGGTCGCGAGGTTCCCGACGGGGTCTTCAAGGTGCGGCTCGCGAACTTCGAGGGGCCCTTCGACCTGCTCCTCCAGCTGATCTCCAAGCACAAGCTGGACGTCACCGAGGTCGCCCTGTCGAAGGTCACCGACGAGTTCATGGCACACATCCGGGCCATGGGACCGGACTGGGACCTGGACCAGACGACCGAGTTCCTGGTCGTCGCCGCCACCCTGCTCGACCTGAAGGCGGCCCGCCTGCTGCCCCGCGCCGAGGTCGAGGACGAGGCCGACCTGGCGCTCCTGGAGGCGCGCGACCTGCTCTTCGCCCGGCTGCTCCAGTACCGCGCCTACAAACGGATCGCGGACATCTTCAACGAGCGCCTCGCCGAGGAGGCCCTGCGCCGGCCCCGTACCGTCGGCCTGGAACCCGAGCACGCCGAGCTGCTGCCCGAGGTCGTCATCAGCATCGGCCCCGAGGGGTTCGCCAAGCTCGCCGTCAAGGCGATGCAGCCCAGGCCCAAGCCGCAGGTCTACGTCGACCACATCCACGCCCCGCTGGTCAGCGTCCAGGAGCAGGCGGGCATCGTGGTGGCACGGGTGAGGGAGCTGGGGGAGGTCAGCTTCCGGGTGCTCGTCGAGGACACCGACGACACCCTCACCGTCGTCGCGCGGTTCCTTGCGCTGCTGGAGCTGTACCGCGAGAAGGCGGTCGCCCTGGAGCAGGAGACCGCGCTCGGGGAGCTGGTCGTGCGCTGGACCGGCGGGGACACGGACGCGGCGCCGCGGGTCACCGACGAGTTCGACCGGCCGCCCGAGGAGCCCAAGGAGGAGAGGAAGCCATGA
- a CDS encoding prephenate dehydrogenase: protein MRTALVIGTGLIGTSAALALVQRGVTVHLADHDPQQARTAAALGAGTEEAPDGPVDLAIVAAPPAHVAGVLADAMRRGVARGYLDVASVKGGPRRELEALGLDLTGYLGTHPMSGREKSGPLAATGDLFEGRPWVLTPTRDTDTEVLNLALELVSHCRAVPVVMDADAHDRAVALVSHMPHLVSSMVAARLEHAEEAAVRLCGQGIRDVTRIAASDPRMWIDILSANPGPVADLLADVAGDLDETVRALRALQSSDEDKRRDGTAGVEDVLRRGNAGQVRVPGKHGSAPRVYETVVVLIDDQPGQLARIFADAGRAGVNVEDVRIEHATGQQAGLVQLMVEPKAAASLKEALRERGWALRQ, encoded by the coding sequence GTGAGAACCGCACTCGTCATCGGAACGGGCCTCATCGGCACCTCCGCCGCCCTGGCGCTGGTCCAGCGCGGCGTCACGGTCCACCTCGCCGACCACGACCCGCAGCAGGCCCGTACGGCCGCCGCCCTGGGCGCCGGCACCGAGGAGGCCCCCGACGGCCCGGTCGACCTGGCGATCGTCGCCGCCCCGCCCGCGCACGTCGCCGGGGTGCTCGCCGACGCCATGCGCCGGGGCGTGGCCCGCGGTTACCTGGACGTCGCCAGCGTCAAGGGAGGCCCGCGCCGCGAGCTGGAGGCACTGGGCCTGGACCTCACGGGCTACCTCGGCACCCACCCCATGTCGGGCCGGGAGAAGTCCGGCCCGCTGGCCGCCACCGGCGACCTATTCGAGGGCCGGCCCTGGGTGCTCACCCCGACCCGGGACACCGACACCGAGGTGCTGAACCTCGCCCTGGAGCTGGTCTCCCACTGCCGGGCCGTCCCGGTCGTCATGGACGCCGACGCCCACGACCGCGCCGTAGCCCTCGTCTCCCACATGCCCCACCTGGTGTCCAGCATGGTCGCCGCCCGCCTGGAGCACGCCGAGGAAGCGGCCGTACGGCTGTGCGGGCAGGGCATCCGGGACGTGACGCGGATCGCCGCCTCCGACCCGCGCATGTGGATCGACATCCTGTCCGCGAACCCGGGCCCGGTCGCCGACCTGCTCGCCGACGTCGCCGGCGACCTGGACGAGACGGTGCGGGCCCTGCGCGCCCTGCAGTCCTCCGACGAGGACAAGCGGCGCGACGGCACGGCAGGCGTCGAGGACGTCCTGCGCCGCGGGAACGCGGGCCAGGTGCGGGTACCCGGAAAGCATGGCAGCGCGCCCCGGGTGTACGAGACCGTCGTCGTCCTCATCGACGACCAGCCCGGACAGCTGGCCCGCATCTTCGCGGACGCGGGACGGGCCGGGGTCAACGTCGAGGACGTGCGCATCGAGCACGCCACCGGTCAGCAGGCCGGCCTGGTCCAGCTCATGGTCGAGCCGAAGGCGGCGGCGTCCCTGAAGGAGGCACTGCGCGAGCGGGGCTGGGCCCTGCGGCAGTGA
- the aroH gene encoding chorismate mutase, with the protein MAVRAVRGAVQLERDEAGHMDEQVGALLTAVLERNGLTADDLISIWFTATPDLHSDFPAAAARKLGIVDVPLICAQELDIEGAMPRIVRILAHIESDRPRAEIAHVYLGAAAALRKDIAQ; encoded by the coding sequence GTGGCGGTACGAGCGGTCCGGGGGGCCGTCCAACTCGAACGGGACGAGGCCGGACACATGGACGAGCAGGTCGGAGCCCTGCTCACCGCCGTCCTGGAGCGGAACGGGCTGACCGCCGACGACCTGATCAGCATCTGGTTCACGGCCACCCCCGACCTGCACAGCGACTTCCCGGCCGCCGCCGCACGCAAGCTCGGCATCGTCGACGTCCCGCTGATCTGCGCCCAGGAACTGGACATCGAGGGCGCCATGCCCCGCATCGTGCGGATCCTCGCGCACATCGAGTCGGACCGGCCCCGCGCCGAGATCGCCCACGTCTACCTCGGCGCCGCGGCCGCCCTGCGCAAGGACATCGCCCAGTGA
- a CDS encoding Rieske (2Fe-2S) protein: MTQPTTRRTVLATSAAALAVGCVGCGADNDKSSPASDTSASPAPATSSASASPAADSFTQEELAKTTDIPQGGGKIFKKQKVVVTQPKKGEFKAFSAICTHQGCTVAKVADGTIDCPCHGSRFHVTDGSVAHGPATKPLPKKSIKVEGNSIRLT; the protein is encoded by the coding sequence ATGACCCAGCCCACGACGCGGCGCACGGTTCTGGCGACGAGCGCGGCGGCGCTCGCCGTGGGATGCGTGGGATGCGGCGCCGACAACGACAAGAGCTCCCCGGCCTCGGACACCTCGGCGTCCCCCGCTCCGGCCACGTCCTCGGCGTCCGCCTCCCCCGCCGCCGACTCCTTCACCCAGGAGGAGCTGGCGAAGACCACTGACATCCCGCAGGGCGGCGGCAAGATCTTCAAGAAGCAGAAGGTCGTGGTCACCCAGCCGAAGAAGGGCGAGTTCAAGGCCTTCTCGGCGATCTGCACGCACCAGGGCTGCACGGTGGCCAAAGTGGCGGACGGCACGATCGACTGTCCCTGCCACGGCAGCAGGTTCCACGTCACCGACGGCTCGGTGGCCCACGGCCCGGCCACGAAGCCGCTGCCGAAGAAGTCGATCAAGGTGGAGGGAAATTCGATCCGCCTGACGTGA
- a CDS encoding pseudouridine synthase, with protein MRSSGSGKSGGRGNYRGAGNDRDQKQGQGRPRKPRPEERRYDVGPGATQDGPKSGRGGAARGGAKGGPKKPQQGGRTAPARSREYETRVEERNRERYAGKKDVKLPKTFPGAEQEGERLQKVLARAGYGSRRACEELIEQARVEINGEIVLEQGRRVDPEKDEVKVDGLTVATQSYQFFSLNKPAGVVSTMEDPEGRQCLGDYVTNRETRLFHVGRLDTETEGVILLTNHGELAHRLTHPKYGVKKTYLAAIVGPIPRDLGKRLKDGIQLEDGYARADHFRVVEQTGKNYLVEVTLHEGRKHIVRRMLAEAGFPVEKLVRTSFGPITLGDQKSGWLRRLSNTEVGMLMQEVDL; from the coding sequence ATGCGAAGCAGCGGCAGCGGCAAGAGCGGCGGGCGCGGTAACTACCGCGGTGCCGGCAACGACAGGGACCAGAAGCAGGGGCAGGGCCGGCCCCGCAAGCCCCGCCCCGAGGAGCGCCGCTACGACGTGGGCCCCGGGGCCACCCAGGACGGCCCCAAGTCCGGGCGCGGCGGCGCGGCCCGCGGCGGCGCCAAGGGCGGGCCGAAGAAGCCCCAGCAGGGCGGTCGTACGGCCCCCGCGCGCTCGCGTGAGTACGAGACGCGGGTCGAGGAGCGCAACCGGGAGCGGTACGCGGGCAAGAAGGACGTCAAGCTGCCCAAGACCTTCCCCGGCGCCGAGCAGGAGGGCGAGCGGCTGCAGAAGGTGCTCGCGCGCGCGGGCTACGGCTCCCGGCGCGCCTGCGAGGAGCTGATCGAGCAGGCCCGGGTCGAGATCAACGGCGAGATCGTGCTGGAGCAGGGCCGCCGGGTCGACCCGGAGAAGGACGAGGTCAAGGTCGACGGCCTGACGGTCGCGACGCAGTCGTACCAGTTCTTCTCGCTGAACAAGCCCGCCGGTGTCGTCTCCACCATGGAGGACCCGGAGGGCCGCCAGTGCCTCGGTGACTACGTCACCAACCGTGAGACGCGGCTCTTCCACGTCGGCCGGCTCGACACCGAGACCGAGGGTGTCATCCTGCTCACCAACCACGGCGAGCTGGCGCACCGGCTGACGCACCCCAAGTACGGCGTGAAGAAGACCTACCTCGCCGCGATCGTGGGCCCGATCCCGCGCGACCTCGGCAAGCGCCTGAAGGACGGCATCCAGCTGGAGGACGGCTACGCGCGCGCGGACCACTTCCGCGTCGTCGAGCAGACCGGCAAGAACTACCTGGTCGAGGTGACCTTGCACGAGGGCCGCAAGCACATCGTGCGGCGCATGCTCGCCGAGGCCGGATTCCCGGTCGAGAAGCTGGTCCGCACCTCCTTCGGCCCGATCACCCTGGGCGACCAGAAGTCGGGCTGGCTGCGCCGCCTGTCGAACACCGAGGTCGGCATGCTGATGCAGGAAGTCGATCTCTAG